The following proteins come from a genomic window of Triticum aestivum cultivar Chinese Spring chromosome 6A, IWGSC CS RefSeq v2.1, whole genome shotgun sequence:
- the LOC123128413 gene encoding katanin p60 ATPase-containing subunit A-like 1, which yields MLLRRRLPATRLLRQLQAGAAASTTTSSSPPPPPLQKPIAASASASPSTALGSRLGFPNAKSRASSSRSAAFLAAAAAAALASLPVVAYADANEEGVADGAVSTDAAPVEDLARKERKRIMELIESRGMQPGSYPKFEVAIKGQKVVVKFNVPSTCNISRLIVDLVTHIGLEAEQCVGGSEILLRAWDSAAARQITLNPPKTTASTGENNEDSLCVLIFEPLVGSEYAVSPYEIEFIKPDSFSSKELEGLVSALKIAGQKDVKTSSGKASTKGSGQRSKHLPSIEKTVSDLEDMGVRVYGFDETSSVPMDGTVMWENIAGYEHQKREIEDTVLLALQNPQIYDDIARGTRCKFETNRPRAVLFEGPPGTGKTSSARVIAKQAGVPLLYVPLEIIMSKYYGESERLLGSVFSLANNLPDGGIIFLDEVDSFAISRDSEMHEATRRILSVILRQIDGFEQDRRVVVIAATNRKEDLDPALISRFDSMICFGLPDQQSRAEIAAQYAKHLTKSELVQFSLATEEMAGRDIRDICMQAERHWASKFIRGQIPKDEKGEPPLPPIDEYVACAEQRRKSLPDRTRPAASRFGPPLKLA from the exons ATGCTTCTCCGCCGACGCCTCCCAGCGACCCGCCTCCTCCGCCAACtgcaagccggggcggcggcctccaccaccacctcctcctctcccccgccgcctcctctccaaAAGCCCATCgccgcctccgcctctgcctcGCCTTCTACGGCACTAGGGTCACGCCTAGGGTTCCCCAATGCGAAATCGCGCGCTTCGTCCTCGAGGAGTGCCGCCTTTCTCgctgccgccgcggccgccgcgctcGCGTCGCTGCCGGTTGTGGCCTACGCCGATGCCAATGAGGAG GGCGTGGCTGACGGTGCGGTGAGCACTGACGCGGCACCGGTGGAGGACTTGGCCCGCAAGGAGAGGAAGAGGATAATGGAGCTGATTGAGAGCCGAGGAATGCAGCCAGGGTCGTACCCGAAGTTTGAAGTTGCAATCAAGGGCCAGAAG GTGGTTGTTAAATTCAATGTACCGTCAACCTGTAATATATCGCGCCTCATTGTTGATCTCGTAACGCATATCGGACTTGAGGCAGAACAGTGTGTTGGTGGCTCAGAGATACTATTGCGTGCTTGGGACAG TGCAGCTGCGCGTCAAATAACACTGAATCCTCCAAAAACGACAGCAAGCACTGGAGAGAACAATGAAGATTCTCTTTGTGTTTTGATATTTGAGCCACTTGTCGGATCTGAATATGCTGTTAGTCCTTAT GAAATTGAATTCATCAAGCCTGACAGTTTTAGTTCGAAAGAACTTGAAGGTTTGGTCAGTGCTTTAAAAATAGCTGGCCAGAAAGATGTTAAGACATCATCAGGGAAAGCATCAACCAAAGGAAGTGGTCAGAGATCTAAGCATCTACCCTCTATAGAAAAAACTGTATCTGATTTAGAGGATATGGGTGTTAGGGTCTATGGGTTTGATGAAACCTCTAGTGTTCCAATGGATGGCACTGTCATGTGGGAGAACATTGCTGGATATGAACATCAGAAAAG GGAGATAGAGGATACTGTACTCTTGGCTTTACAGAATCCTCAAATATATGATGACATTGCTCGAGGTACACGTTGCAAATTTGAAACAAATCGACCTCGGGCGGTTCTGTTTGAAGGTCCACCTG GGACTGGTAAGACATCTTCTGCTCGTGTTATTGCCAAGCAAGCG GGAGTTCCACTATTATATGTGCCACTGGAGATCATCATGTCAAAATATTATGGTGAAAGTGAGCGCCTGTTGGGATCTGTTTTCTCACTTGCCAACAATCTTCCTGATGGAGGTATTATTTTCCTAGATGAG GTAGACTCTTTTGCTATTTCTCGAGATAGTGAAATGCATGAAGCTACTCGAAGGATATTATCAGTAATTCTGCGACAG ATCGACGGGTTCGAGCAGGATAGACGTGTGGTGGTTATTGCTGCAACAAATAGAAAGGAAGACCTTGATCCTGCTCTCATCAG CCGTTTTGATTCAATGATTTGTTTCGGCCTACCGGACCAGCAGAGCCGTGCAGAAATAGCAGCCCAATATGCAAAGCACCTAACAAAATCCGAATTGGTTCAGTTTTCCCTTGCCACTGAGGA GATGGCAGGAAGAGATATCAGGGATATCTGCATGCAGGCAGAAAGGCATTGGGCATCGAAG TTTATCAGGGGACAAATTCCAAAAGACGAGAAGGGGGAGCCCCCTCTTCCTCCAATCGATGAGTATGTCGCATGTGCCGAACAACGGAGAAAGTCTTTACCGGATAGAACAAGACCAGCAGCATCCAGATTCGGCCCACCTCTGAAATTAGCTTGA